A region from the Mycolicibacterium phlei genome encodes:
- a CDS encoding helix-turn-helix domain-containing protein, protein MRDPVRIEIGGRPAAPLRPFVTGYTGFDLSGFEPGVHAGLPSHTLTAVVTFGEPLEIDLPTGLSGASGRYPSMASGLLAQAISIRHRGAQRGVKLAFTPLGARMVYGMPAGALANTVVPLSDVLADLWPELEDRLGAAVTWPQRFRVLDDLLARAVARTMRAGTFDVRPEVAAAWRRLVDSRGQVRVSDLAHDLGCSRRHVSARFREEFGLTPKTLARILRFEHAVGLAAAAGAPAWAEVSAAAGYADQAHLVRDWRSFTGRTPASWFDGDVLVDGRPHG, encoded by the coding sequence GTGAGGGATCCGGTGCGGATCGAGATCGGCGGACGTCCGGCGGCGCCGCTGCGGCCGTTCGTCACCGGCTACACGGGCTTCGACCTGTCGGGATTCGAGCCCGGTGTGCACGCCGGTCTGCCGTCGCACACGCTGACCGCCGTCGTGACCTTCGGTGAACCGTTGGAGATCGACCTGCCGACCGGGCTGAGCGGTGCCAGCGGACGTTACCCGTCGATGGCGAGCGGTCTTCTGGCCCAGGCGATCTCGATCAGGCACCGGGGCGCGCAGCGCGGCGTGAAGCTGGCGTTCACGCCGCTGGGCGCGCGAATGGTGTACGGGATGCCCGCGGGTGCGCTGGCCAACACGGTGGTGCCGCTGTCCGATGTGCTGGCCGACCTGTGGCCCGAACTCGAAGACCGGCTCGGTGCGGCGGTGACGTGGCCGCAGCGGTTCCGGGTGCTCGACGACCTGCTCGCGCGCGCCGTCGCCCGCACGATGCGCGCCGGGACGTTCGACGTCCGCCCCGAGGTCGCGGCGGCCTGGCGGCGGCTGGTCGACTCGCGCGGACAGGTGCGGGTCAGCGACCTGGCGCATGACCTCGGGTGCAGCCGACGCCACGTGAGCGCCCGGTTCCGGGAGGAGTTCGGCCTGACGCCCAAGACGCTGGCGCGGATTTTGCGCTTCGAGCACGCCGTCGGGTTGGCGGCCGCCGCCGGCGCCCCGGCGTGGGCGGAGGTGTCCGCCGCCGCCGGGTACGCCGACCAGGCGCACCTGGTGCGCGACTGGCGCAGCTTCACCGGGCGGACGCCGGCCTCCTGGTTCGACGGCGACGTGCTGGTCGACGGCCGTCCGCACGGCTAG
- a CDS encoding TetR/AcrR family transcriptional regulator — MARRHGWAGNTPASDEEAINRILDAADAIIAERGSAMRIADVARSLGVTRQTVYRYFPGTEALLLATAMRSGDGFLDQLANHVGDETDPVTAVVEGLAFAIENLSRDDRMIYILSRRSRGELAPSLSSDTALAFSRAMLHRYQVDWQANGFDEEALGELAEFLLRILYSYLVDTNTKHRTGAELRTFLARWVGPAVIYPRFAGAMESVAKVAVPQRTRRRSAS, encoded by the coding sequence ATGGCACGACGGCACGGCTGGGCGGGCAACACGCCGGCCTCCGACGAGGAGGCGATCAACCGGATCCTCGACGCCGCCGACGCGATCATCGCCGAACGCGGATCGGCCATGCGCATCGCCGACGTGGCGCGGTCGCTGGGGGTGACCCGGCAGACGGTGTACCGCTACTTCCCGGGCACCGAGGCGCTGCTGCTGGCCACCGCCATGCGCTCCGGCGACGGCTTCCTCGACCAGCTGGCCAACCACGTGGGTGACGAGACCGATCCGGTCACCGCGGTGGTCGAGGGGCTGGCGTTCGCGATCGAGAACCTCTCCCGCGACGACCGAATGATCTACATCCTGAGCCGGCGGTCCCGCGGCGAGCTGGCGCCGTCGCTGTCGTCGGACACCGCGCTGGCGTTCAGCCGGGCGATGCTGCACCGCTACCAGGTGGACTGGCAGGCCAACGGGTTCGACGAGGAGGCGCTCGGCGAGCTCGCGGAGTTCCTGCTGCGGATCCTCTACTCGTATCTCGTCGACACCAACACCAAGCACCGCACCGGCGCCGAGCTGCGGACGTTCCTGGCGCGCTGGGTGGGGCCCGCGGTCATCTATCCGCGGTTCGCCGGGGCGATGGAATCGGTGGCCAAGGTCGCCGTCCCGCAGCGCACCCGCCGCCGCTCGGCGTCCTGA
- a CDS encoding cupin domain-containing protein produces the protein MIAIETPNGRQNLLDTPLHLGAGSRVRTVRGFAWNPEALSAYVAATADDGADGRLMVVVEDEGRGDHWERHLADEVIVCLTGQVSVLRGPDPSDDTADEVTLGPGDAVVNPAGVWHAVDMHGRARVLTITPGPGSEHRPRT, from the coding sequence ATGATCGCCATCGAAACCCCCAACGGACGCCAGAACCTGCTCGACACCCCGCTGCACCTGGGCGCCGGCTCGCGTGTGCGCACCGTCCGCGGCTTCGCCTGGAACCCGGAGGCGCTGTCCGCCTACGTGGCGGCCACCGCGGACGACGGCGCCGACGGCCGCCTGATGGTCGTCGTCGAGGACGAGGGCCGCGGCGACCACTGGGAACGTCACCTCGCCGACGAGGTGATCGTCTGCCTGACCGGACAGGTCTCGGTGCTGCGCGGCCCCGACCCGAGCGACGACACCGCCGACGAGGTCACCCTCGGCCCCGGCGACGCGGTCGTGAACCCCGCAGGCGTCTGGCACGCCGTCGACATGCACGGCCGGGCCCGGGTGCTGACGATCACCCCCGGCCCCGGCAGCGAGCACCGGCCGAGGACCTAG
- a CDS encoding metal-dependent hydrolase, with translation MSDLKIRRVRFDLGGDDVPFNWNPQRPAFAMQCNLVTFFAPGFEKFIVDATREALPLIRDPRQAEEANDYLRQEAQHSAAHLSHYRALARRWPGLRETLDEVIASYDRLTATKPLAWRLAYTAVIENTFTPYFKVFLDHENKLFATGDERVASLFLWHFVEEIEHRSSAQMVYDAVHGDFLYRARTIPGVVRHLSEVLGICRRGFEKQVPAEDGGVYARLLPDRITVRSLLAANQAARELTDPRRQGTYAGVPKREMVEMLVGLVRSQGPGHDPTYAKLPPFADRWRDRYDEEPKSAAHWYSVGVAG, from the coding sequence ATGTCCGACCTGAAGATCCGCCGCGTCCGCTTCGACCTGGGCGGCGACGACGTGCCGTTCAACTGGAATCCGCAGCGGCCGGCGTTCGCGATGCAGTGCAACCTGGTCACCTTCTTCGCGCCCGGTTTCGAGAAGTTCATCGTCGACGCCACCCGCGAGGCGCTGCCGCTGATCCGCGACCCCCGCCAGGCCGAGGAGGCCAACGACTACCTGCGCCAGGAGGCGCAGCACTCGGCGGCGCACCTGAGCCACTACCGCGCGCTGGCGCGGCGCTGGCCCGGCCTGCGGGAGACACTGGACGAGGTGATCGCCTCCTACGACAGGCTCACGGCGACAAAGCCTTTGGCGTGGCGGCTGGCCTACACCGCGGTCATCGAGAACACCTTCACGCCGTACTTCAAGGTGTTCCTCGACCATGAGAACAAGCTGTTCGCGACCGGCGACGAACGTGTCGCGTCGCTGTTCCTGTGGCATTTCGTCGAGGAGATCGAGCACCGCAGTTCGGCGCAGATGGTCTACGACGCGGTGCACGGCGACTTCCTCTACCGCGCCAGGACGATCCCCGGCGTCGTGAGGCATCTCAGCGAGGTGCTCGGCATCTGCAGGCGCGGCTTCGAGAAGCAAGTCCCCGCCGAGGACGGCGGCGTCTATGCGCGGCTGCTGCCGGACCGGATCACGGTGCGCTCACTGCTGGCGGCGAATCAGGCGGCGCGGGAGCTGACGGACCCGCGCAGGCAGGGCACCTACGCGGGCGTGCCGAAGCGGGAGATGGTCGAGATGCTGGTCGGGCTGGTGCGGTCGCAGGGGCCGGGGCACGACCCGACGTACGCGAAGCTGCCGCCGTTCGCGGACCGCTGGCGCGACCGCTACGACGAGGAGCCGAAGAGCGCCGCGCACTGGTACTCGGTCGGCGTGGCCGGATAG
- a CDS encoding YajQ family cyclic di-GMP-binding protein, protein MADSSFDVVSKVDRQEVDNALNQAAKELATRFDFRGTDTTIAWQGEETIVITSSTEERAKAAVDVFKEKLVRRDISMKAFDAGEPQASGKTYKVTGQIKQGISSEQAKKITKLIRDEGPKGVKAQIQGDEIRVSSKKRDDLQATIQLLKGADLDVALQFVNYR, encoded by the coding sequence ATGGCGGATTCATCGTTCGACGTCGTCAGCAAGGTCGACCGGCAGGAAGTCGACAACGCGCTGAACCAGGCCGCCAAGGAGTTGGCCACTCGATTCGACTTCCGGGGCACCGACACGACCATCGCCTGGCAGGGTGAGGAGACGATCGTCATCACCAGCTCGACCGAGGAGCGCGCCAAGGCCGCCGTCGACGTGTTCAAGGAGAAGCTGGTCCGCCGCGACATCTCGATGAAGGCGTTCGACGCCGGCGAGCCGCAGGCCTCGGGCAAGACGTACAAGGTCACCGGCCAGATCAAGCAGGGCATCAGCAGCGAGCAGGCCAAGAAGATCACCAAGCTCATCCGCGACGAGGGCCCCAAGGGCGTCAAGGCGCAGATCCAGGGCGACGAGATCCGGGTGTCGTCGAAGAAGCGTGACGACCTGCAGGCCACCATCCAGCTGCTCAAGGGTGCTGACCTGGACGTCGCGCTGCAGTTCGTGAACTACCGCTGA